ACTGGGTTGTGTTCTTAATCAgcatctgcaaagtaactaaagttatcacattagttcagttcagttcagttcagtattccctttattgtcattgatcaAGTAACAAGTACCATTACAACGAAATTTGGCCATCATCCTATCCAAacgtatacaacacacacagacaatcaATATGACaaaggtgaacaggacaggacgacagggagaagagagagaaatacagcacacgtgaggagaggaaaggaggaaaaaagcaaattactctatttaagtGACAAAGAAAGGGAGCCCTTTCCCATGGATAACATAGTCTTTGGATGGCAGTgtgcatagatagatagatagatagatagatagatagatagatagatagatagatagatagatagatagacagacagacagatgtatTGATAGATATACAGGACCTGCTGTGTGAAAAAACAATAGTTTTGTGtcagtaaaaaaacacaatggaaAAAATTTGTATTGGATAAGGTCTGACAAGATGCCAACAAATGACCTTTCCAGCCgttacagctgtgtgtgtgtgtgtgtgtgtgtgtgtgtgtgtgtgtgtgtgtgtttgtgtgtgtgtgtgtttgtgtgtgtgtgtgtttgtgtgaaccAGTGTGATCGAGCCTGTTGCTTCCTGTTTCAGACAGTTTGGAGATGCTCCAGCGGGCAGTGAGCAGGGCCGTGCTCTGCCTGTCCTGCTCCCTGCTGCTGGGGCTCTGCTTCCCAGCAGAGGGTGCAGGGGAGGCCGGACCTCTTCCTACTGACCCCCCAGAACAACAGTCTGGGGAACCAGATCTTGAGGACTGGGAGTGGGGCTCTGGATCCTCTTTTCTGCACCTGCTCAACAGCTTCCCTGCCGACAGCCCGTTCGTAACTGAGACCCCGGGGAAACCAGTCAACTGCACCCAGCGCTTCTGGTTACCACCGACCTCTGACATCTGCTGGGAAAACATAGCTGGACCCGAGGAGTTTGCCAAGTCCCGTCTGCTTGTTCTCCAGAACAGGGCGGCCCTGCAGGCTCTGTCCACCACCAGTgggatggaggagggaggggtcTCCTACGAAAACCAGGCCAAAGAGGAGGTCCAGGGGATCCACTCAGACCACCAGAGTATGGTAGAGACTCTGGAGACCATGGAGAAGGTGTTTGTCACTCTGCAGGAGGCGAGGAAAGAGGGAAAGGAGCAGGGGGCCTTCACAAGGTGAGAAACAGAAATCCATTCAAAAGTTTCATCCAAaggtataatatatatttttttgtacaattttataaatgtagaaatctGTAAGATTAATCAAGGGCACAGTCGCTGTGTAAGTCGTGGATTGATCGATTCATTGGACAACAATACCATATTTCCTGAAGTCTGCCGTGGTACCACTTCCATTCAGTTCGATTCAGGGGCCAGCAATTATTATTTGAAGATATCCTATGCTCATttaacacaaattattttattaatataaagaataaaaatagaccttttGTTAACTATAGAGAGCCACATTGCATTTAAGTGCAGATGTTTTTTATAGGTTAACTTCAAGAGCCTGTGATGATCTTTTAAGTCCATTCACCAAGATGTTCTATCTGTGCGCTCAGCTTACTcctcaaaacaaaacagggagattgtcaaaataaaagcatatattAAAGACGGTGATATGCCTTGATGCAGTTCGACCATTCACAGATGAATCGGAATAGGTACACTATTTCTTATTTATACAAATATCAGTCAAACACTTTGTGTTGTTCCATATTTCCATTAAAGTACATACAT
This genomic interval from Centropristis striata isolate RG_2023a ecotype Rhode Island chromosome 14, C.striata_1.0, whole genome shotgun sequence contains the following:
- the si:ch211-57n23.1 gene encoding uncharacterized protein si:ch211-57n23.1, producing the protein MLQRAVSRAVLCLSCSLLLGLCFPAEGAGEAGPLPTDPPEQQSGEPDLEDWEWGSGSSFLHLLNSFPADSPFVTETPGKPVNCTQRFWLPPTSDICWENIAGPEEFAKSRLLVLQNRAALQALSTTSGMEEGGVSYENQAKEEVQGIHSDHQSMVETLETMEKVFVTLQEARKEGKEQGAFTSIKEYLVITRDAIDGREHMANILENNFSSLENTLLNMQLRLNKLIRQ